In Mercurialis annua linkage group LG6, ddMerAnnu1.2, whole genome shotgun sequence, the following are encoded in one genomic region:
- the LOC126687522 gene encoding F-box/FBD/LRR-repeat protein At1g13570-like — translation MAKSNTCPKKTSVHPSNLDRISDLPENVRENILMYLPIRDGVRTSILSRIWRNKWADAPQLIFDSTFPRISDKSQTNKHLMTVYEVLLLHSGPIHKFTLSFSGLKSCPEIDRMILFLSRKGVQDFKLCISSGYPHNLPSYLFSCLQLKHLRLRLCIFTPPPTFKGFSTLISLRLQNVQFPQNFKDFISNCCLLEELMLVSCTNISCFEISCPKLKHLYYIGSYKTLCFKNMPHLEKVSIYEIEARSKRMKIPDLVQVLHSLPALKYLGVDYYFLLTLVIHDTPNQLP, via the exons ATGGCTAAG AGTAATACCTGCCCCAAGAAAACGTCTGTTCATCCTTCGAATTTAGATAGAATCAGCGACTTACCAGAAAATGTCCGTGAAAATATACTGATGTATTTGCCAATTCGAGATGGAGTAAGAACTAGTATCTTGTCAAGAATATGGAGGAACAAATGGGCAGATGCTCCTCAACTTATATTCGACAGTACCTTTCCACGGATAAGTGATAAATCACAAACGAATAAACATCTCATGACCGTATATGAAGTGTTATTACTTCACTCTGGACCCATTCACAAATTCACTCTTTCCTTTTCGGGATTGAAAAGTTGTCCTGAGATTGACCGAATGATTCTTTTCCTCTCTCGAAAAGGCGTTCAAGATTTCAAACTTTGCATCTCAAGTGGATACCCTCACAATTTACCTTCGTACCTTTTTTCATGTTTGCAACTAAAACATCTGAGGCTGCGTTTGTGTATATTCACACCTCCACCTACATTCAAAGGATTTAGCACACTCATTAGCCTAAGGCTTCAGAATGTGCAGTTCCCTCAAAACTTTAAGGATTTTATCTCCAACTGTTGCTTACTTGAAGAGCTGATGTTGGTTTCGTGCACAAATATCTCTTGCTTTGAGATCAGTTGTCCTAAACTCAAACACCTTTATTACATTGGTTCTTACAAAACTTTGTGCTTTAAAAATATGCCTCATCTTGAAAAAGTGTCAATATATGAGATTGAAGCTAGATCCAAGAGAATGAAAATACCTGATTTGGTTCAGGTACTACATAGTTTACCTGCATTGAAGTACTTGGGCgtggattattattttctacTG ACCTTGGTCATTCATGACACACCAAACCAACTCCCTTGA